The bacterium genome has a window encoding:
- the aroC gene encoding chorismate synthase — MLRFLTSGESHGRGLLVVVEGMPAGVPVSEDAINEQLARRQRGYGRGGRMQIEQDRAEIYTGVMSGTTIGAPVGLAIANKDWRKDEPPLTRPRPGHADLAGALKYHFDDVRRVLERSSARETVARVAAGALARILLAQFGITLFSHVVELGGIAAERRPARKEEIPAIAEASPLRCADPEAERRMIAAIDEAKARGDTLGGVFEVVVLGLPVGLGTYVHWDRRLDGRLAQAMVSINAMKGVEIGRGFEEARLPGSAAHDEIFYEAGRGFYRRTNQSGGTEGGMTTGEPLVVRVAMKPLSTLRSPLASVDIVTKERVEAAVVRSDVTAVPAAGVIGEAMAALVLADAMLEKFGGDSLDQMRVAHDAHRRWVERGPGDGV, encoded by the coding sequence ATGCTGCGGTTTCTGACATCGGGCGAATCACACGGCCGCGGGCTTCTCGTCGTCGTCGAGGGAATGCCGGCCGGCGTGCCGGTATCCGAGGACGCGATCAACGAGCAGCTGGCGCGCCGCCAGCGCGGCTACGGCCGCGGCGGCCGCATGCAGATCGAACAGGATCGCGCGGAGATCTACACCGGCGTGATGAGCGGCACGACGATCGGCGCGCCGGTCGGGCTGGCGATCGCGAACAAGGACTGGAGGAAGGACGAGCCGCCGCTGACCCGGCCGCGGCCCGGACACGCCGATCTCGCCGGCGCGCTGAAGTACCACTTCGACGACGTGCGCCGCGTGCTCGAGCGGTCGAGCGCGCGCGAGACCGTCGCGCGCGTCGCGGCCGGCGCGCTTGCGCGGATCCTGCTTGCGCAGTTCGGGATCACGCTGTTCAGCCACGTGGTCGAGCTCGGCGGCATCGCCGCGGAGCGGCGGCCCGCGCGCAAGGAAGAGATTCCGGCGATCGCGGAAGCCTCGCCGCTGCGCTGCGCGGACCCCGAGGCGGAGCGGCGGATGATCGCCGCGATCGACGAGGCGAAGGCCCGCGGCGATACGCTCGGCGGCGTCTTCGAGGTGGTCGTGCTCGGCCTGCCGGTCGGACTCGGCACGTACGTGCACTGGGACCGGCGGCTCGACGGCCGGCTTGCGCAGGCGATGGTCTCGATCAACGCGATGAAAGGGGTCGAGATCGGCCGCGGCTTCGAAGAGGCGCGGCTGCCGGGCTCCGCCGCGCACGATGAGATTTTCTACGAAGCGGGCCGCGGGTTCTACCGGCGTACGAATCAGTCGGGCGGGACCGAAGGCGGTATGACGACCGGCGAGCCGCTCGTCGTGCGTGTGGCGATGAAGCCGCTCAGTACGCTGCGCAGTCCGCTCGCCTCCGTCGACATTGTGACGAAAGAGCGTGTGGAAGCTGCGGTTGTTCGCAGCGATGTGACTGCGGTGCCCGCCGCCGGCGTGATCGGTGAAGCGATGGCGGCGCTTGTGCTCGCCGATGCCATGCTCGAGAAATTCGGCGGCGACAGCCTCGACCAGATGCGCGTCGCGCACGACGCGCACCGGCGGTGGGTCGAGCGCGGGCCGGGCGACGGGGTGTGA
- the aroB gene encoding 3-dehydroquinate synthase, whose protein sequence is MSAEAGSSVPDVESGTAGGVEAERDGVRVPARPAAPAHSRAGDANARSDTNIARSLNIVLIGFMGTGKTAVGRRLAERLRRPFVDTDTIIETRDGRTIARIFAEDGEPAFRGLEAAAVAEAGASHGAVIATGGGVPLRPDNMRHLRRHGVIVALTASPRAILARVGGGADRPLLGPDPEAAVRRLLAERDAAYRDADLVVDTSDRSTDEVAEYVLAFVESRSVARTSPARTSTRREAAGPPPPRTVRVELGERGYDVHVGAALLSRLPDLLREAGITGRLALLTHPRLDTRYGRPLADALRAAGRDVVTVTVPPSEASKSLRVAARVYDALVDAQLDRGSALLALGGGVAGDLGGFVAATFLRGIRWAALPTTLLAQVDASIGGKTAVDHPRAKNLIGAVHQPALVVADIDTLTSLPRRQLRSGMAEVIKTGVIGAPDLFEFLEANLRAVLARRAAALVHTIERCASYKARIVAADERESGERIVLNYGHTIGHGIEAAAGYRGLTHGEAIAVGMTLEARLALRLGVCDGELLARQTALLTAAGLPVRLSGLGAAKPAGAPAILAAMTHDKKARAGRLRFVLPASIGRTVVRDDVPPALLEEVLGDA, encoded by the coding sequence GTGAGCGCGGAGGCGGGGTCGTCCGTGCCGGACGTGGAGTCCGGCACGGCGGGTGGGGTTGAGGCGGAGCGTGACGGTGTGCGTGTGCCGGCGCGGCCCGCCGCGCCGGCACACAGCCGGGCGGGCGATGCGAACGCGCGTTCGGATACGAACATCGCTCGGTCTCTCAACATCGTCCTCATCGGATTCATGGGCACGGGCAAGACCGCGGTCGGGCGCCGCCTCGCGGAGCGGCTGAGGCGGCCGTTCGTTGACACCGACACGATCATCGAGACGCGCGATGGCCGCACGATTGCGCGCATCTTTGCCGAGGACGGTGAGCCCGCGTTTCGCGGACTCGAGGCCGCGGCCGTGGCCGAGGCCGGCGCGTCCCACGGTGCCGTCATCGCCACCGGCGGCGGCGTGCCGCTCCGGCCCGACAACATGCGGCACCTCCGGCGGCACGGCGTCATCGTGGCCCTGACCGCGTCGCCGCGCGCGATCCTCGCGCGGGTGGGGGGCGGCGCCGACCGGCCCCTGCTCGGCCCGGACCCCGAGGCCGCGGTGCGGCGCTTGCTCGCCGAGCGCGACGCGGCCTACCGCGACGCCGATCTGGTGGTTGACACGTCGGACCGCTCGACGGACGAGGTGGCGGAGTACGTGCTGGCGTTCGTGGAGTCGCGGAGCGTGGCGCGGACATCCCCGGCGCGCACCTCGACACGCCGGGAAGCCGCCGGCCCGCCGCCGCCGCGGACCGTGCGCGTGGAGTTAGGCGAGCGCGGCTACGACGTACACGTCGGTGCCGCGCTGCTGTCGCGCCTTCCGGACCTGCTGCGCGAGGCGGGCATCACGGGACGCCTCGCGCTGCTCACCCATCCGCGGCTCGACACCCGCTACGGCCGGCCGCTGGCGGACGCGCTGCGCGCCGCGGGACGAGACGTCGTGACGGTCACCGTTCCGCCGTCGGAGGCGAGCAAGAGCCTGCGTGTCGCCGCCCGGGTCTACGACGCGCTGGTCGACGCGCAACTCGACCGCGGGTCGGCCCTGCTCGCGCTCGGCGGCGGTGTGGCCGGCGACCTCGGCGGGTTTGTCGCGGCGACGTTTCTCCGCGGCATCCGGTGGGCGGCGCTCCCGACGACGCTGCTCGCCCAGGTGGACGCGTCGATCGGGGGCAAGACCGCGGTCGATCATCCGCGCGCCAAGAACCTGATCGGCGCGGTGCATCAGCCCGCGCTCGTCGTCGCGGACATCGACACCCTCACCTCCCTGCCGCGGCGGCAGCTGCGGTCCGGCATGGCGGAGGTCATCAAGACCGGCGTGATCGGCGCTCCCGATTTGTTCGAGTTCCTGGAAGCCAATCTCCGGGCCGTGCTGGCGCGGCGTGCGGCGGCGCTGGTCCACACGATCGAGCGCTGCGCCTCGTACAAAGCCCGCATCGTCGCCGCCGACGAGCGCGAGTCCGGCGAGCGCATCGTCCTCAACTACGGGCACACGATCGGGCACGGCATCGAAGCCGCGGCGGGCTACCGCGGGCTCACGCACGGGGAGGCGATCGCGGTCGGGATGACGCTCGAGGCGCGGCTCGCCCTGCGGCTCGGCGTCTGCGACGGCGAGCTCCTGGCGCGGCAGACGGCGCTGCTCACGGCCGCCGGCCTGCCGGTCCGCCTGAGCGGGCTCGGCGCGGCGAAGCCGGCGGGGGCGCCGGCGATTCTCGCCGCGATGACGCACGATAAGAAAGCGCGGGCGGGCCGGCTCCGGTTCGTCCTCCCCGCGTCGATCGGCCGGACGGTCGTCCGCGACGACGTGCCGCCCGCACTTCTCGAGGAGGTGCTTGGCGATGCTTAG
- a CDS encoding shikimate dehydrogenase, translated as MLVGLIGDAVRRSLSPRMHNAAFAATGLNWCYVALPVGRARLGDALRGLVALGAAGANVTVPHKEAALAYLDETSDEARAIGAVNTVRVDGERLIGYNTDGGGLLDALRIDGGVGVGGARAVVVGAGGAARAAAFALADAGAASVVIANRNWDRAASLVADVRRAFPRSAVEAVPLDGAVVARMRDASLLVQATTVGSGAERAETPVPADALHPGLLVMDMVYEPRETVLLRDARARGCPTLEGRSMLVYQGARAFELWTGRRAPTEVMRRAVGLAGDMPAARVGGR; from the coding sequence ATGCTCGTCGGTCTGATCGGGGACGCGGTGCGGCGCAGCCTGTCCCCGCGCATGCACAACGCGGCGTTCGCCGCGACCGGCCTGAACTGGTGTTACGTGGCGCTGCCCGTCGGCCGTGCCCGCCTGGGCGACGCGCTGCGCGGGCTCGTGGCCCTCGGCGCCGCGGGGGCCAACGTGACCGTACCGCATAAGGAGGCCGCGCTCGCCTATCTCGACGAGACCTCCGACGAGGCGCGCGCGATCGGCGCGGTCAACACGGTCCGCGTCGACGGAGAGCGCCTGATCGGATACAACACCGACGGCGGCGGGCTGCTCGACGCGCTGCGCATCGACGGCGGCGTCGGCGTGGGCGGCGCGCGGGCGGTCGTGGTCGGCGCGGGCGGCGCCGCCCGCGCCGCGGCGTTCGCGCTCGCGGATGCCGGAGCCGCGTCCGTCGTCATCGCCAACCGCAACTGGGACCGCGCCGCGTCGCTCGTCGCGGACGTGCGGCGCGCGTTCCCGCGCAGCGCCGTGGAAGCGGTGCCGCTCGACGGCGCCGTGGTCGCGCGGATGCGCGATGCCTCGCTGCTGGTGCAGGCGACGACGGTCGGATCCGGGGCCGAGCGCGCGGAAACGCCGGTGCCCGCGGACGCGCTCCACCCCGGCCTCCTTGTGATGGATATGGTGTACGAGCCGCGTGAGACCGTGCTGCTGCGCGACGCGCGGGCGCGCGGATGCCCGACGCTCGAGGGGCGGTCGATGCTGGTCTATCAGGGGGCGCGCGCCTTCGAGCTCTGGACCGGGCGCCGGGCCCCCACCGAAGTGATGCGGCGCGCGGTCGGGCTGGCGGGCGACATGCCGGCGGCCCGCGTGGGAGGACGGTAG